Genomic window (Polaribacter batillariae):
AATATGTGTTTGTCATTTTTTCTTTTTCTTGAAGAGAACGAATTTAAATAATAATTTTTGTTTTGAAAAGTTTTAACTCTAAACCATCCCCAAATCTACCAAAGGCAAACTTCGAACGCGTTTTCCAGTCGCATTAAAAATGGCATTACAAATGGCTGGTGCCATTACAGGAACTCCAGGTTCGCCAACTCCAGTGGGTGGTTCGTGCATTTTGTCCATAATTTCGATGTGAATTTTTGGAGCATCTTTCATTCGTGTCATTTGGTAATCGAAGAAATTATTTTGCTCAACTGCTCCGTTTTTTGTAGAAATTTTCCCGAACAAAGCAATGGACATTCCAAAAATGGTTGCACCTTCTAATTGGTTTTTAATATTGTCTTTATTTAAAGCCAATCCACAATCTATAGTGGTCCAAACATTTTCTAATTTTACTTTTTCATCATTTACAGAAACTTCTACAATAGTGGCTACATAACTGTAAAAACTATAATGAATCGCAACTCCCAAACCGTGGTTTTTTGGCAATTCTTTTCCCCAATTTGCCATTGTAGCAGTCTTTTTTAAAACATCTTTTAAACGTTTGGAATTGAAAGGATAATTCGATTTTCCTTTGATTATTCTATCTTTTCCTAATAAATCTAAATGAAACTGAACAGGATCTTTTTTGGCTGCAAAAGCCAATTCATCTACAAAAGAATTAATTCCAAACCCACTATGAATATGAACCACAGAACGCAACCAACCAATTCTTAAATTTGCTTCGGCTTTTACGTTTTCTAGTCGAAAATTTTCTAAAGCATAAGGATTGTTGGTAAAACCCTGCCCGAGTTCAAAACCAGATGCATAATCAGACAAAGGTTTAAAAGAAGACACAATAGAAGGGAAGCCAACTCTTTGCAACCAACCAGTTATGTTTCCGTTTTTATCTAAACCACCTTTTAAATATTGCACACTTGTTGCGTGGTAAAAACTATGTTTTATATCGTCTTCACGAGTCCAAACGACTTGAACTGGCGCATTTATTTCTTTGGACAAAGCAACAGCTTCCACTACAAAGTCCGACTTTGATTTTCTCCCAAATCCGCCACCTAAAAAAGTAACATTCACAGTTATATTTTCAACAGGAATATTAAAAAAGTGAGCAAGTTCGCTTCTGGCCGTTTGCGGATCTTGCACTGGCGCCCAAACTTTAATTGTATCTTTTTGAAACCAAGCAGTCGCATTTGGCACTTCCATTGGAGCGTGCACTAAAAACGGAACATGATATGTAGCTTCCACAGTTTGTTCTGAATCTTTAAAAGCGGAATTTACATTTCCTCTACTTCCAGGAACTAATTTTCCTGTTTTTTTTATACGTTTTTTTAGTGTATTTGTAAATTCTTCAGAATTAAAAGTTTTATTTTCACCATAATTCCATTCGATGTCTAAATCTAATTTTCCTTGAAAAGCAGACCATGTATTGTTTGCAATTACAGCAACACCACCCAACATTCCAAAGAATTTGCCTGTTGGAGGAACCAATCTATCTAACGGAATTATTTTTTCTACACCCGCAACTTTTTCAGCCTTGGATTTATTAAAACTTTTTACGGTTCCAAACGTTACAGGACATCTTGCAACTGCAGCAAATTTTAGATTCGGAATGCGAACATCAATCCCATAAGTGGCGGTTCCATGCGTAAAATCTTTTAAATCGACACTTTTTAAGGTTTTTCCAATGAATTTAAAATCTTCAACTTTTTTAAGTTGTATGTTTTCTTCAGCAGGTATTTCAATTTTTGACGCTTCTTCCACCAAATCGCCAAAGAAAATTTTCTCGTGAGTATTGGTGTTTATTATATAGTGATTTTCGGCTTTACAAGCGCTTGCTACAATATTCCATTTTTTTGCAGCAGCAGAAATCAACATTAATTTTGCTGTTGCTCCCATTTTACGCATGGGTTCTAATTTTGTGCGCACACTTCTAGAACCATCTGTATTTTGATTTCCATATTTTTCGTGACCAATGGCCTGTTTTACAGAAATGTATTTCCAATCTGCTTCCATTTCATCTGCAATTGCAGAAGCCAAAGAAGTTCTAATTCCTTGGCCCATTTCTGATCGCGAAGCAATTAAAGTTACGTTTCCATTTTTCTCTAAATGAATGAATAAATTTGGTTCAAAAAAATCTTTATTTATTGTGGGTTTAAACTTTTTTTCAACTGTAGGAGTATTGCAACCTAAAATAATTCCACCAGTTGTTAAACCGAATAATTTTACAAAATCTCGTCTGTTTATTTGCTGAATTTTGCTCATATTTTTTCGTTTTTAAGTGCAACAGCTTTGTGAATTGCTTTTCTAATTCGCGAATACGTTCCGCATCTACAAATGTTAGAGCTCATGGCATTGTCAATATCTTCATCAGAAGGATTTTTAATTTTATCTAACAAAGAAGTGGCTGCAATTAATTGGCCTGATTGGCAATAACCACATTGGGGCACATTTCCATCGTTCCAAGCTTGTCTTAAAAACTCTAAGTTTTCGGAAGTTCCTTCAATCGTAAAAATTTCTTTTCCAATGGCAGCAGAAACTAGAGTTCCACAAGATTTTGTGAGATTTCCATCGATTAAAACCGAACACGCACCACATTGACTTACACCACAGCCAAATTTTGTTCCTGTTAAACCAATAAGATCTCTAATTGCCCAAAGCAAAGGCATATCTTCTTGTGCCTGAATAATATACGATTTTCCGTTGATTGATAAGTTTACATTCACTTGTAGAAATTTTAAAAACTACAAGTTACGAATAAAATGAACTAGAAGAAATCTTTTAACTTTTTTTAAATATTGATTTTATTACCACATTAAAATTTTAATTTCAGCTCGCTAAGAACTATGATTTTTTGAGAAACAGCTCATTTCTAAAACAAAATACAAACAGGTGTTGGGGCAAAAACTTCGTTTATAAAAGTTAGTTTTCCTGTGGCAGTATCTCTTTTAAAAGAGATGATGTTGTTGGTATCTTGATTTGCAACTACCAAAAACTTATTGTCTGGTGATAAAGAAAAGTTTCGAGGATTGTCTCCCAAAACATCTTTATAACCAACCGTTTTTAAATTTCCATTCTCTGGATTTACCTCAAAAATTGCGATTGAATTATGTCCGCGATTGGAAGCATAAACAAATTTTCCATCATCTGAAATATGAATGTCTGCAGCTTTGCTATTATCTGTAAAATTTTTTGGCAATGTAGAAACTGTATTCTCGATAAAGTAAGTACTGTCTTTTTCTTTTACCAACGAAATGGTGTTGTTTAATTCGTTTAAAACATATATCCATTTTTTATTTGGATGAAACGTTAAGTGTCTTGGTCCAGCTCCATCTGCCATTTTTAATTTTTTTTGTTTTGTAAAAACCAATTTGTTTTTAGTGGTATTAATTTTAGAAAACCACAATTCGTTGGTGCCTAAATCTACAGAAATTATTTCTTTTTTATTCGGATGAAACCAAGCCGAATGTGCATGTGGACTTTGCTGTCTTTTTGTTGTTCCTTTTCCAGAATGTTGTTGTACAAATAACAAAGGCATTAATTTCCCAGAATTATCTGCTTTTAACAAACCAACATTTCCACCAGAATAGTTCGCAGTAACCATATAATTATTAGTATTTACGGCAACAAAACAAGGGTTTGCACCACCAGTTTCGGCTTTACTTATAAATTCTAAAGTATCTTTTTCTATTTTAAAAGAACTAATAAAACCAGTTCCGTTAATATCTGTTTCTCCAACTGCAAAAAGTGTTTTGTTGTTTTTCGATTTTGCTAAAAAAGATGGGTTTACAGTTTCTGCCATCAAACCAATTTTCGATAATTTTCCTACAGAAGAAAGTGCATATTTGTAAATTCCTTTGCTGTCTTTTTTTGTGTAAGTTCCAACGTAGAAAGTCATGTTTTTGGGTTCGTTTTTGGGTTCGGTTTCTTTTTTAGAAGTTTTACATCCAAAAGAGATACATAAGGTAAGAAGTAGTAGTATTTTCTTCATAATTAATAAATTTTAAAAACAGGCAAAACTAAATGCGCAGGTTCGTAATAAGGTGAATTTTTATACACAAAATCTAATTGCATTCTTGGTTTTTTGCGAAAGCTTCATCATTTTTCATTTTCTCATCAAACGCATTTTTTATATCAGTATTTTCTGCTACTATTTTTTCAGCAATATCTTCAAAAACATAGGCAGAATAACCTTCTTTTTGTTGTAGGATAGTATCGAAAAAGTTCCAATTAAAAAACGAATCTGTAGCTTCGGCTTCTAACGTTTCTAACAAATAACGTACGCCATTTTGGTTGGTTGGAATGTACAAATCTCCTTTTCTAAACTGTATTTCTTTTGTAGATTTTTTTACAATTGTATTGTAGTGTAAATAATGACCTTCGTAAGCAGAGTTTCTTGTTTTATAATCTACAACATGATGTACTTCCACAGAAATTGTAGTATCTTTTTTAAACTGTGTATATTCAATATTATTTATTTCTAATCTTTCAATTACTTCGTGCCAACCTTGGGGTAAAATATAGGCTTTTGGGATAGTAATTTCTTTATCTGAAAGAAAATTATTGTAGTATTTTATTTCTTTTGTAAATGGTTTGTTGGTGTCGTAAAATAGCCGTTTTCCATTGGTTACTTTACTTTCAATTATAGTTGCTTCATAACCTTTAAATTGTAAAGTGGTTGGGTTTTCTTGATCTACTTTATAGGTAATTGGATATGTTTTTTTGCTAAGGATTTCTTCTAAAGCCTTGGTGCGTAGTTCTTTAATTTTTTGTGAATTTGCTTCGCCAAAATCTAGTGCAGAAAACAACAATTCATAGGTTTGTTCTACTCTAATTTTATAGGGTTTTAACATGTGTGTTTCTACCATGAAACCCAATGTGTGAAACAAAGTTGTGTAGCCAGTAGAATATCTTGGCGAATCGAAAAATTGAGAAAAACCAGCTTCTGGTGTGTTGCCCCAAACATTTACGTAAGGCGTAATTATAATGTTTTTTTCTTGTAAAGATGCTTCTATCTGAGGGCGCATTTCGTTCTCTAAAAATGCACCTAAATTGCCACCCAATTTATTGTGTTGCGTAAATAAATGTGTAATTGCGTATTGATAATTGGCACCATTACTTACGTGATTGTCTATAAAAATATCAGGATTTACCGCGTGAAAAATTTCAGCAAAAGCAGCTGCATTTTTAGTGTCTTGTTTGATGAAATCTCTATTCAAATCGAAATTTCTTGCATTTCCTCGAAAACCATATTCAACGGGGCCGTTTTGATTTGCTCTCGTGTGCGAATTTCTATTCAAAGCACCACCAATATTGTACACAGGAATTACAGCAAGTAAAGTATTTTTATATTTTTTCTTTAAAGAATCATTCTGAACAATGTCACGTAAAAGCATCATGGAAGCATCTATGCCATCTGATTCTCCTGGATGAATTCCGTTATTGATTAAAACGCTGGTTTTTTTAGAATTTGTAATTTCTTCGACATTATAAATGCTTTCTTGATTGTAAACCACCAAATGTAGTGGCTCGCCAGCATCTGTTTGCCCAAATGAAAAGAGAGAAATTTCGGAATATTCGTTTGCCAAATCTTCATAAAAAGAAATTACATCTTTGTATTCTGGCGTTTCTTTTCCTTCTGATTTTTCGAAAAGTGTTGTAAAATCAATTTCGCTTTTTGAAGCATTTTTACAAGAAAAAGCAAGCATTAAAATGGTTAAAAAGAACAGTTTTCTCATAAGACATTATTTTATACGAACTGGTTTTGGAACTAATTTTGTATAGTCTCCATGGTTTCGAATAACGTCTCTAACAATAGAAGACGAAATGTAAGAAGTGCTTGCAGCTGTTAATAAAAATACAGTTTCTATAGGGGCTAAGTCTCTGTTTGTGTGTGCGATAGCTTTTTCGAATTCGAAATCTGCTGGGTTTCTAAGTCCTCTTAAAATAAAATCGACATTATTTTTTAGACAGAAATCTACCGTTAAACCTTTGTAAGTAACTACTTTAATTTTTGGATTGTTTTTAAAACATTCTTCGATAAATTTTTTACGCTCTTCTAAAGTGAACATGTATTTTTTATCGGCATTTACACCAATGGCAATAATTAATTCGTCGAAAAGCTTAACGCCTCTTGAAATAATATCAAAATGACCTAATGTGATGGGGTCAAATGACCCTGGAAAAATTGCTCTTTTCATTTTTTTATATTTTAAACCATATTGCCAGAAAAAATCACGTATTTTTTTTAACAACTATTTTTTAATACTAATTTTCCAAAGCCAATTCAATGGCATTGTCGAACAATTGTTCTAAAGAAATGCCTGCTGCTTGTGCTTGCTGAGGTAAAATACTTTCTTCTGTTAAACCCGGTACTGTATTTATTTCTAAGAAATAAGGTTCGTTATTTACAAAAATATATTCTGCCCTCGAAAACCCCGACATATTTAAAACCTCATAAACTTTTTTGGCAACTTTTTCTACGTTGGCTTTTTCTTTAGAAGAAATTCTTGCAGGCGTTATTTCCTTAGATTTTCCTTCGTATTTTGCTTGATAATCGAAAAAATCGTTTTCAGAAACAATTTCTGTAATTGGTAAAACTTTTGTTTTTTTTGGTATTGAATAACACCAACCGAAACTTCTGTTCCGTTTAAAAAAGATTCGATTAAAATCTCAGAATCTTCGGCATACGCTTTTTCTATGGCTGGTAAAATTTCTTCTTTTTTGTAAACTTTCGAAATTCCGTAACTAGAACCTGCATTATTTGGTTTTATAAAACAGGGAAAACCTACTTTTTCTGTGATGGCGTTTTCATCAATTTTATCGCCTTTATTTAAGAAAATAGAAGTAGCCGTTTTAATGCCATATGCCTTTAAAACACTTAAAGTATCTCGTTTATTAAAGGTTAATGCCATTTGGTAAAATGGGGCAGAAGTGTGTTTTAAATTTAGCAAACTAAAATAGGCTAATAATTGCCCATTTTCTCCTGGAGCACCATGTATGGCGTTAAAAACACAATCGAACTTTATTTTATTTTCTTGTAAAATAAAAGAAAAATCGTTTTTATCGATCGGAAACTCCTTTTCGTTTTCATCTAAAGCAACCCATTTTTCTTTTAAAATATGTACTCTAAAAGAATTGTATTTTTCTTTATTTAGGTGCTTGTAAACAACATTTCCACTTTTTAGCGAAATGTTAACTTCGGAGGAATAGCCCCCCATTACAATGGCAATATTTTTCTTCATTTACGTTAAAATAATAAAACAAATTTATCAAAATATAAATAGAAACAGCAACGTTTACTTTTTATATCTTTGTAAGATTAAAAAAATCTAAAAATGAGTGTTTTTCAGTTTTTAAAAAGTAAATCTTTTTTCATTCAAATTGTAATTGCAGTTGTTGGTTTGTTACTGTTTGTTTTTATATTAAAATTTTGGTTGGGTGTTACCACAAATCACGATCAAAAAATACAAGTTCCAGATTTGCAAAAATTGTCTTTAGAAGATGTAGATAGAAAATTAAAGGAATTAAATTTAGATTTTAAGATTATCGATAGTGCGAGTTACAATCCAGATTATCCTAAAAAATCGGTCATCGAGCAAACGCCAAAAGCGGGAGATTTTGTAAAAGAAAAACGTAAAATTTATTTAACCTTAAACCCTTCTAAATATAGAGATGTTACTATTCCAGATTTAAACGGACGCACTAAAAGACAAGCCTCTTCTCAGTTAAGAGCAATGGGTTTAAACGTTGGAACGAACTTTACTTATGTAAATGATATTGGTAAAGATGTGGTTCGTGGTTTACGACACAATGGAAAAATATTAAATGAAGGCGATAAATTACCACTAAACTCTATTGTAGATTTGGTTTTGGGTGATGGAAATGGGAGATAAAAAAGTTTGCAGTGTTCTGTTGACTCGTTAATAGTAATAGTTTAAGAAAATTATTTTGCAGGAAGAACAAAGTCTCTATTTAGAGAAAGAAGAATTATACGAACATTATAAATTTGTTGCCAGTGAAGGGCAAGAACCTTTACGAGTAGATAAGTTTTTAATGAATTTTATTGAAAACGCTACCAGAAATAAGGTACAACAAGCTGCAAAAGCTGGAAACGTTTTAGTGAACAATGTTGCTGTAAAATCGAACCATAAAGTTAAGCCTAAAGATGTTGTTAGAGTTGTTTTGGCGTATCCACCAGCAGAAAATTTATTGGTTGCAGAAGACATTTCTTTAGATATTGTTTATGAAGATGATACTGTAATTGTTGTAAATAAACCTGCAGGAATGGTGGTACATCCAGGTCATGGAAACTATTCTGGAACTTTGGTAAATGCGTTAATTTATCATATAGAAAACTTACCTACGAATTCTAATGAAAGGCCAGGTTTGGTGCATAGAATCGATAAAGATACCAGTGGTTTATTGGTGGTTGCAAAAACAGAGTTTGCTATGGCACATTTATCGAAACAGTTTTTCGACAGAACTACAGAGCGCTTGTATTACGCTTTAGTTTGGGGCAATATTGCAGAAGATGAAGGTCGCATTGAAGGAAATATTGGGCGGAGTTTAAAAAATCGTTTACAAATGGATGTTTTTCCAAATGGCGATTTTGGTAAACATGCAGTTACTCATTTTAAAGTTTTAGAGAGATTAACGTACGTTACTTTGGTGCAATGCAAATTAGAAACGGGACGAACACACCAAATTAGAGCACATTTTAAACATATTGGGCATACATTATTTAACGACGAACGTTATGGTGGAGATGCCATTTTAAAAGGAACTACATTTACAAAATACAAACAATTTGTACATAATTGTTTTAAAGTATTGCCAAGGCAAGCTTTGCATGCAAAAACCTTAGGTTTTACACATCCAAAAACGGGAGAATTTATGCAGTTTAATTCCGAAATTCCTAAAGATATGATAGACTGCCTAGAGAAATGGAGAACCTATTCCGAGAATTCTAAAGAAGAGTTTGAGTAGAAGTAAGTAAGTTTATAATGATAAACAAATATACTTTTACAAATCTAAAAATGGCTATTTTTCTGTTTTTATTGCAAATTTTAGGTTTTTAACTTTTGTTTTTCTTTTCCATAATATTTTTTTCGCAACCAAAAAGAAACACGAACCAATAAAATTAATGCAGGAACTTCGACCAAAGGTCCCATAACACCTGCAAAAGCTTGTCCAGAATTTAGCCCAAAAACGGCAATAGCAACTGCAATGGCCAATTCAAAATTATTTCCAGCGGCTGTAAATGCTACTGAAGCTGTTTTGTCGTAAGTGGCTCCTGTAGCTTTGGTGAAGAAAAAACCTATGATAAACATTAGTGTAAAGTAAATTAGTAGAGGAAC
Coding sequences:
- a CDS encoding xanthine dehydrogenase family protein molybdopterin-binding subunit — translated: MSKIQQINRRDFVKLFGLTTGGIILGCNTPTVEKKFKPTINKDFFEPNLFIHLEKNGNVTLIASRSEMGQGIRTSLASAIADEMEADWKYISVKQAIGHEKYGNQNTDGSRSVRTKLEPMRKMGATAKLMLISAAAKKWNIVASACKAENHYIINTNTHEKIFFGDLVEEASKIEIPAEENIQLKKVEDFKFIGKTLKSVDLKDFTHGTATYGIDVRIPNLKFAAVARCPVTFGTVKSFNKSKAEKVAGVEKIIPLDRLVPPTGKFFGMLGGVAVIANNTWSAFQGKLDLDIEWNYGENKTFNSEEFTNTLKKRIKKTGKLVPGSRGNVNSAFKDSEQTVEATYHVPFLVHAPMEVPNATAWFQKDTIKVWAPVQDPQTARSELAHFFNIPVENITVNVTFLGGGFGRKSKSDFVVEAVALSKEINAPVQVVWTREDDIKHSFYHATSVQYLKGGLDKNGNITGWLQRVGFPSIVSSFKPLSDYASGFELGQGFTNNPYALENFRLENVKAEANLRIGWLRSVVHIHSGFGINSFVDELAFAAKKDPVQFHLDLLGKDRIIKGKSNYPFNSKRLKDVLKKTATMANWGKELPKNHGLGVAIHYSFYSYVATIVEVSVNDEKVKLENVWTTIDCGLALNKDNIKNQLEGATIFGMSIALFGKISTKNGAVEQNNFFDYQMTRMKDAPKIHIEIMDKMHEPPTGVGEPGVPVMAPAICNAIFNATGKRVRSLPLVDLGMV
- a CDS encoding (2Fe-2S)-binding protein; this encodes MNVNLSINGKSYIIQAQEDMPLLWAIRDLIGLTGTKFGCGVSQCGACSVLIDGNLTKSCGTLVSAAIGKEIFTIEGTSENLEFLRQAWNDGNVPQCGYCQSGQLIAATSLLDKIKNPSDEDIDNAMSSNICRCGTYSRIRKAIHKAVALKNEKI
- a CDS encoding lactonase family protein: MKKILLLLTLCISFGCKTSKKETEPKNEPKNMTFYVGTYTKKDSKGIYKYALSSVGKLSKIGLMAETVNPSFLAKSKNNKTLFAVGETDINGTGFISSFKIEKDTLEFISKAETGGANPCFVAVNTNNYMVTANYSGGNVGLLKADNSGKLMPLLFVQQHSGKGTTKRQQSPHAHSAWFHPNKKEIISVDLGTNELWFSKINTTKNKLVFTKQKKLKMADGAGPRHLTFHPNKKWIYVLNELNNTISLVKEKDSTYFIENTVSTLPKNFTDNSKAADIHISDDGKFVYASNRGHNSIAIFEVNPENGNLKTVGYKDVLGDNPRNFSLSPDNKFLVVANQDTNNIISFKRDTATGKLTFINEVFAPTPVCILF
- the coaD gene encoding pantetheine-phosphate adenylyltransferase — its product is MKRAIFPGSFDPITLGHFDIISRGVKLFDELIIAIGVNADKKYMFTLEERKKFIEECFKNNPKIKVVTYKGLTVDFCLKNNVDFILRGLRNPADFEFEKAIAHTNRDLAPIETVFLLTAASTSYISSSIVRDVIRNHGDYTKLVPKPVRIK
- a CDS encoding PASTA domain-containing protein, producing MSVFQFLKSKSFFIQIVIAVVGLLLFVFILKFWLGVTTNHDQKIQVPDLQKLSLEDVDRKLKELNLDFKIIDSASYNPDYPKKSVIEQTPKAGDFVKEKRKIYLTLNPSKYRDVTIPDLNGRTKRQASSQLRAMGLNVGTNFTYVNDIGKDVVRGLRHNGKILNEGDKLPLNSIVDLVLGDGNGR
- a CDS encoding RluA family pseudouridine synthase, whose translation is MQEEQSLYLEKEELYEHYKFVASEGQEPLRVDKFLMNFIENATRNKVQQAAKAGNVLVNNVAVKSNHKVKPKDVVRVVLAYPPAENLLVAEDISLDIVYEDDTVIVVNKPAGMVVHPGHGNYSGTLVNALIYHIENLPTNSNERPGLVHRIDKDTSGLLVVAKTEFAMAHLSKQFFDRTTERLYYALVWGNIAEDEGRIEGNIGRSLKNRLQMDVFPNGDFGKHAVTHFKVLERLTYVTLVQCKLETGRTHQIRAHFKHIGHTLFNDERYGGDAILKGTTFTKYKQFVHNCFKVLPRQALHAKTLGFTHPKTGEFMQFNSEIPKDMIDCLEKWRTYSENSKEEFE